The Phyllopteryx taeniolatus isolate TA_2022b unplaced genomic scaffold, UOR_Ptae_1.2 contig_326, whole genome shotgun sequence region aaaaaaacagaaaaacatttcttaGATCATTTGCTTGTGTGCTACCATCAGCTCATATTGACAGCTTAAACAGTGTTAgtgattattatattttttttttaataaaaaaaaaacaaaaaaacattttaaactccGCATTTTTAACTGAGCAGACGTGCCCTGGTGTTCACGATTTGATGCTGGCCAAAATGTGAGCAAGCCATGTCAACTCGAAAGGACAAACGTGGAGCATTATAGTTAGAGCTtcagatttttcattttatttttttactcatatCATACTGTTAAGTGCATAACATGAAATGATGAATCAGTTCCATCTCGTTTCTGTGTAAGCTAAAAACGGAGATGACAATCTAAATCTGAAGGGGCGATGCGTGTCCATGTAGTCCAACATGACTCCAGATCTTGCTCAGATTTTGGATTCACGGGTCCTCGATTTATGAACtaacaattacaaaatgtataattAAGGTATAGCAAAAGTAAGAGTCTGGAGTCTGCAACGGGTTCGGATCCTGGTCTTGCTTTCCTCTCCGATCTGGTCTCCTTTGCCTCCACGGGCGTGTCTTCCGGTGACGTCACCGCATCCTGTGCGAGCACAGGTCGCAACTGCTCTCATCCGTTGCGTTTTCCtcctgcaaacaaacacagatgCGCCTGCGACCTGATACAATCTTTCCCCCACGATACGATTATCGAGCAATAAAACCCTTGACTACGCCTGAACTCGTATAATTCATTCCATCAATCGTTGTACTCTTCTTGCGAATGTAACTGGAGTGTGCGTGGAATTATATTTAACATGAGCAACAtcaagtggaaacaaaaaatCCCTGCTACACGTCTCATCGCAGCATGTTGAGCTTCAGCCTCGATCCTTCCTTTCTTTCAACGCCATCAAAGGCCTGTTTGTGTGTTACTGAGACGTTATTTCCTCGAACAAGAGTCGGGCTGGATGTACATACCTGGAATCCCTAAAGAGGCCTTGCACACACAAACGGAAGGGCAGCGCTACAGGGCACATCATCCCAGCATTTGTTTACTAGAAACCAAATTAAACAGTCATCTCTTATGCACAGTCGAGTAAAtcaagttgaacattttggatttaaagCACAAATACTTCACACCCGCAAGAAGAAGAATGAAGCAAGATTTCACCAGGAAAGCTTTGTGCTGTGCGCCAACACTGACTTACCGCCAGTGTTCGTCTGTAGACAGCACTGTGTCAGGTCATTGTCTGGTTTTAGTGGACACCAAAATCTGAACAGCATCTGTGTACCGTCCATCCAGAGCCAAGCTCCCGTCTGTAAAAGTCATGTTGAAGTAAGCcatcttaaaaaaaagcaaaatgaactCTAGAATGATGAATTACCGTTTGGCAATTTGAGCCTCCAAGCCACGTAGTTCCCTGGGTTAGCGTCCGAATGAATGCATTTTCATCGTCACTGTGTACAGATGCAAGGTTCCCTCCGAACAACTGGCAATGTGCCTGCACACAAACGCGCCTCTTTCACAGACGTGCAAGCCGACAACTACGCGAGCGTCTAAAAAGCGACAATGACCTGAGCCTCAACCCAGGTCTTGACTGTCGCATCGTAGTAGAAACACCGCTTGTTGTATTCGGTCCAGGCAGGTGGACAATCTGCTGCAAACGCGTCAGTGTGGTTCGCAATGCTTCATTGCTACGGATGGATTCACCAACCACATGCACACTAATACTCACCTTG contains the following coding sequences:
- the LOC133473638 gene encoding type-2 ice-structuring protein-like isoform X3 — encoded protein: MLTGGVVLCAIAALATAQADCPPAWTEYNKRCFYYDATVKTWVEAQAHCQLFGGNLASVHSDDENAFIRTLTQGTTWLGGSNCQTTGAWLWMDGTQMLFRFWCPLKPDNDLTQCCLQTNTGGGKRNG
- the LOC133473638 gene encoding type-2 ice-structuring protein-like isoform X2, with the protein product MLTGGVVLCAIAALATAQDCPPAWTEYNKRCFYYDATVKTWVEAQAHCQLFGGNLASVHSDDENAFIRTLTQGTTWLGGSNCQTTGAWLWMDGTQMLFRFWCPLKPDNDLTQCCLQTNTGVNKCWDDVPCSAALPFVCARPL
- the LOC133473638 gene encoding type-2 ice-structuring protein-like isoform X1, coding for MLTGGVVLCAIAALATAQADCPPAWTEYNKRCFYYDATVKTWVEAQAHCQLFGGNLASVHSDDENAFIRTLTQGTTWLGGSNCQTTGAWLWMDGTQMLFRFWCPLKPDNDLTQCCLQTNTGVNKCWDDVPCSAALPFVCARPL